The segment GCTCGTCGCGCAGGGTGGACAGCTTGTGGGCGACCAGCGGGTGGTCGACGACGTGGAGGCGCATGACACCAACGGTAACGGCCACCGGCACGTGTGTACGACTCCGTACGAATCCACCCGGACCGGGACGACCCGCCGGGCGGCCCGGTGACCCGCCGGAATCACGGAACTCGGGCCGCTCCTGTGGTATCGACGCGGCTGATCTGGGAAAGTCGGAACCTATGAAGAGCAACCCGACGCGGGCATCGACCGCCGGCGCGGGCGGGTCCGGCTCGACAGACGAGTCCCGTCCGCCGCCAGAGAGCGACGCGCAGAGCACCGCGCCGAGCACCGCGGAGACCGACGCGGAACGGCGCAGGCGCCGGGCCGTGTTCCTCCGCGAGCTGACCGAGGCCCGGGAGCTGCGGGCCCGGGTGCAGCCGAGACGGACGAAGGAGCGCCGGATGCGCGAGGCCATGCGGATGCGGACCTTCCGGTTCTGACCCCCGGCCCGCCCCGGCGTACCCCGCCGGGGCCCGTCGCACCCCTCCTACCCGGCCGGAACGGGCGGGATCCGGCCGCTCCGGAACGGCCCGCCCGGCCGCGCCCCGCACCGCGTCCGCGCCCCCCGAAGGCCCGGACGCCCCCGCCGCAAGGTCTCCGGAAGACAAGATCCGCGCCCGGAGCGGCCGGAAGCCGACCATTCCGACACGACCTGCGAAGACGCGCTGCCGAACACCCCCCGCAGCGGCGGGCTTTCTGTCACGATGCGGTGGGACGGTCCGAACAGCGGGCCGCCTTCTGGCGCGGGGGCGGCCGGACCGCACCCGCCCGAGATCGCCGACAGCCGAGACCAATCTTGGGAGTGTCCCTGGTGGCGTACTTCGCTGCAGTGCTTGCTCGCACCGGTGCCGGGTGGGACGTGAGCGAGACGGAACTCGACGACGTAGAGACCCTGGCCGACCTGACCGACCTGGCCCGCGAGGCGGCCGAGGACGAGGACACCGTGCTGGTCTTCATCGAGCAGGAGGACGCCTGGTTCGCCGTCCTGCGGATCGACGGTGAGGACGACCCGCGGATCTTCGTCTCCGACGCGGCCGCCGCGGCGCGCAGCTCGTACGGCGCGGTGCTCACCGACGAGTTGATCGAACAGGACGGGGAGGCCGACTTCGACGACCTCGACGGGCTGGTGGCCGGCCTCGACGACGAGGACGGCGCGGTCGCCGAGGACGGGGCCGACGAGGACGACGAGGAGCCGGTCGGCGGCCGGGGCGCGAGCCCGATCGGGCCGATCGGCGACTCCGAGCTGCTGACCGAGTTCGGGTTGGCCGCGGCCGACCTGCTGGAGCTGGCCGGCGAGGGCGCCGCGCCCGGCGACGCGCTGGGCGAGATCGCCGAGGCGCTGGGCTGCGGCGAGGTCCTGGAGGCCGTTCGGTAGCGGCGGCCCCGGTGCCCGACACTGGGTCCATGCAGCCCGTCCCCACCCCCGTCCCGACCCTCGGCGAACGGCCGCGGATCACCCCGCTGCCCGCCCCCGAACGCCCCGACCCGGTCCGCGACCGGTGGCGGGACCGGATGCGCCTCGCGATCGAGGAGGCCGCACTGGCCACCGCCACCGGTGACGTCCCGGTCGGGGCGTTCGTCCTGGGCCCGGACGGCACGGTGCTCGGCCGCGGCCACAACGTCCGCGAGGCGGTCGGCGATCCGACCGGCCACGCCGAGGTGGTGGCGATCCGGGCGGCCGCCGCGGAGGTCGGCGAGTGGCGGCTGAGCGGCTGCACCCTGGTGGTCACCCTGGAGCCGTGCACGATGTGCGCGGGCGCGATCGTCCTCTCCCGGCTGGCCCGGGTGGTCTTCGGCGCGTACGACCCGAAGGCCGGCGCGGCCGGCTCGCTCTTCGACGTGGTCCGCGACAACCGCCTGAACCACCGGCCCGAGGTGATCGGCGGCGTCCTCGCCGACGCGTGCACGGCGCAGCTGCTGGCCTTCTTCGACACCCAGCGCTGACCGCCCCGGAACGGATTTCGTCCCGTCCCCCCGATCCGGTAGAGTTCCCCTCGGTAGCGTGTCCGAGCGGCCAAAGGAGCACGCCTCGAAAGCGTGTGTGGGGGCAACTCCACCGTGGGTTCGAATCCCACCGCTACCGCCACTCGAAGGGCCCGACCGGTTTCCGGTCGGGCCCTTCGGCGTTTCCGACCTTCCGCTCCGAAGCGGACAAACCGCCCCTGAGCTGCGGTTTTACCTGGCCTTTGGACGGTGGCGGGCGCTACTGTGCTGACTCCTTCACAAACGGAACGAGGAGTTCGACATGCCGTCCCGCGCTGTCTACCGGTCCCCCCGGACGCTGGCCACCGCGTCCGTGGTGCTGCTGGGTCTGAACGGGGCGGTCGCGCTCGGCGGAGCGGCCCTGGCCCTGCTGGAGATGGGTTCGGACGCCCCCTCCGAGCAGGCCGCGACGCTGCTGGACGTCCTGGCCGCCGCCGTCATGGTGCTGGTCCTGGGCACCGCGGCGGTGTACCTGCCCTGGCTGTACCGGGTGCGGGTGAACGCCGAGGTGATCTACCCGCACGGGCACCAGCACGCGCGCGGCTGGGCGGTCGGCGGCTGGCTCGTCCCGCTGGTCCAGTTCTGGTTCCCCTGGCGGATCACCACCGACGTCTGGAAGGCCAGCGCCCCGGCCGGCGAGCACGGGGTGCCGCGGCCGGTCTCCGCCTGGCCGGTGCACTGCTGGTGGGCCGCGATCCTGCTGAGC is part of the Kitasatospora setae KM-6054 genome and harbors:
- a CDS encoding tRNA adenosine deaminase-associated protein, giving the protein MAYFAAVLARTGAGWDVSETELDDVETLADLTDLAREAAEDEDTVLVFIEQEDAWFAVLRIDGEDDPRIFVSDAAAAARSSYGAVLTDELIEQDGEADFDDLDGLVAGLDDEDGAVAEDGADEDDEEPVGGRGASPIGPIGDSELLTEFGLAAADLLELAGEGAAPGDALGEIAEALGCGEVLEAVR
- the tadA gene encoding tRNA adenosine(34) deaminase TadA — translated: MQPVPTPVPTLGERPRITPLPAPERPDPVRDRWRDRMRLAIEEAALATATGDVPVGAFVLGPDGTVLGRGHNVREAVGDPTGHAEVVAIRAAAAEVGEWRLSGCTLVVTLEPCTMCAGAIVLSRLARVVFGAYDPKAGAAGSLFDVVRDNRLNHRPEVIGGVLADACTAQLLAFFDTQR
- a CDS encoding DUF4328 domain-containing protein; translated protein: MPSRAVYRSPRTLATASVVLLGLNGAVALGGAALALLEMGSDAPSEQAATLLDVLAAAVMVLVLGTAAVYLPWLYRVRVNAEVIYPHGHQHARGWAVGGWLVPLVQFWFPWRITTDVWKASAPAGEHGVPRPVSAWPVHCWWAAILLSRLVSVMGTDSLDSEAARTYLDSYREALLTLAVSSLLTLTAAVLAILVVHRLTAMQEEHAARAWAAWTPPPVTV